From one Nonomuraea polychroma genomic stretch:
- a CDS encoding alpha/beta fold hydrolase, translated as MNEQPVIVLVHGAFAESASWNRVIQRLHSNQLTAVAAANPLRSVEGDAAYVRDVIAGLGRPVVLVGHSYGGMVITQAAVGNPNVRALVYVAAFAPEPGESALLLSAKFEGSTLGGALNAYPVASGGNEFRIDPDKFHHQFCADVDAGEAALMAATQRPVTERALTDGLTADEPGWRTTPSWFVHGESDLNIPAAALRFMAERAGSRGTREIAGASHAIAASQPDAVVAAILDAVGQ; from the coding sequence ATGAACGAGCAGCCCGTCATCGTCCTGGTCCACGGCGCCTTCGCCGAATCGGCCAGCTGGAACCGCGTCATTCAACGCCTGCACAGCAACCAGCTCACCGCCGTCGCCGCGGCCAACCCCCTGCGCAGCGTGGAGGGCGACGCCGCGTACGTGCGCGACGTGATCGCCGGCCTCGGCCGGCCGGTCGTCCTGGTCGGCCACTCCTACGGCGGTATGGTGATCACGCAGGCGGCGGTCGGCAACCCGAACGTCCGCGCCCTGGTCTACGTCGCAGCCTTCGCCCCCGAACCCGGCGAGAGCGCACTGCTGCTGTCCGCCAAGTTCGAGGGCAGCACCTTGGGCGGCGCCCTGAACGCCTACCCGGTCGCCTCCGGCGGCAACGAGTTCCGCATCGACCCGGACAAGTTCCACCACCAGTTCTGCGCCGACGTGGACGCCGGTGAGGCTGCCCTGATGGCGGCGACCCAGCGACCGGTGACCGAGCGGGCGCTGACCGACGGGCTGACGGCGGACGAGCCGGGCTGGCGTACCACGCCGTCCTGGTTCGTCCACGGCGAGAGCGACCTCAACATCCCGGCCGCCGCACTGCGGTTCATGGCCGAACGGGCCGGCTCGCGCGGAACCCGCGAGATCGCCGGCGCCTCACATGCGATCGCGGCGTCCCAGCCCGACGCCGTGGTCGCCGCCATCCTCGACGCCGTCGGCCAGTGA
- a CDS encoding alpha/beta fold hydrolase gives MPAILIHGVPDTHRLWAGVRRHLTRTDVEAWDLPGFGAPRPDGFGSTKEEYADWLIGRLEAVGEPVDLVGHDWGCILTARVASLRPDLVRTWAGGNGPISARYVWHPLAKIWQDPVEGDRFMAGLTQDGFASDLINGFEVPAGLAKEMVRHVDALMKDSILKLYRSAVRMGSEWEPGLTKLTSPGLVFWGARDPACPVEFADELGQAIRAEHVIKLDCNHWPVLQRPAQVAAALEGHWRRHEGG, from the coding sequence ATGCCTGCGATCCTCATTCACGGCGTCCCCGACACCCACCGCCTCTGGGCAGGCGTTCGCCGGCACCTGACGCGTACCGATGTGGAAGCGTGGGACCTGCCCGGGTTCGGCGCTCCCCGGCCGGACGGCTTCGGCAGTACCAAGGAGGAGTACGCCGACTGGCTGATCGGCCGTCTGGAGGCGGTCGGCGAGCCGGTCGACCTGGTCGGGCACGACTGGGGCTGCATCCTCACCGCCCGGGTCGCGTCCTTGCGCCCCGACCTGGTGCGTACCTGGGCCGGCGGCAACGGCCCGATCAGCGCCCGATACGTATGGCATCCGCTGGCCAAGATCTGGCAGGACCCGGTCGAGGGGGACCGCTTCATGGCCGGGCTGACGCAGGACGGCTTCGCAAGCGATCTGATCAACGGCTTCGAGGTTCCCGCCGGCCTGGCCAAGGAGATGGTGCGGCACGTGGATGCGCTGATGAAGGACAGCATTCTCAAGCTCTACCGCTCCGCGGTGCGGATGGGCAGCGAGTGGGAACCCGGTCTGACGAAGCTGACCTCGCCCGGCCTCGTGTTCTGGGGCGCGCGCGACCCCGCCTGCCCGGTCGAGTTCGCCGACGAACTGGGCCAGGCCATCCGGGCGGAACACGTGATCAAGCTCGACTGCAACCACTGGCCGGTGCTGCAGCGGCCTGCGCAGGTCGCCGCCGCGCTCGAAGGGCACTGGCGGCGCCACGAAGGCGGCTGA
- a CDS encoding patatin-like phospholipase family protein has translation MSALPRPVAVVVGGGGVLGAAQVGIGYALEQRGFVPDLIIGTSVGALNGAIAAAHPGKAAPWLDHVWTHVRRREVFPLGYLPSRASICTDRGLRGLIARAGLPSRIEQLEIPFTAVAMDLATGAQALLDHGDLESALLASAAIPGVLPPVDREGRTLVDGGVIALVPVRAALQEGAASVVVLSIGPTNWPLRPTTPPWRAGAVAARAGLLLWHHQIERDLHEVSQQIPTVVLPTGIDTWPSPWDFSHSRRLINTASLAAGRFLDGLRISGPGLYRVDGAPETSAGPGKAWTASVSGGSQ, from the coding sequence TTGAGCGCCCTTCCCCGGCCCGTGGCGGTGGTGGTAGGGGGCGGGGGAGTGCTCGGGGCCGCGCAGGTTGGTATCGGGTACGCGTTGGAGCAGCGGGGATTCGTCCCGGATCTGATCATCGGAACGTCGGTGGGCGCCCTCAACGGAGCGATCGCGGCCGCCCATCCCGGCAAGGCCGCACCCTGGCTGGATCACGTGTGGACCCATGTGCGGCGCCGTGAGGTGTTCCCGCTCGGCTACCTGCCCTCGCGGGCCAGTATCTGCACTGATCGCGGCCTGCGTGGGCTGATCGCCCGGGCCGGGCTGCCGTCACGGATCGAACAGTTGGAGATCCCCTTCACCGCGGTCGCCATGGATCTGGCCACCGGCGCTCAGGCGCTGCTCGACCACGGAGATCTCGAGTCCGCGCTGCTGGCCAGCGCGGCCATTCCAGGGGTCCTGCCCCCGGTGGATCGGGAAGGCCGGACGCTGGTCGACGGCGGGGTGATCGCTCTTGTCCCGGTACGGGCGGCCCTGCAGGAAGGGGCGGCCAGCGTAGTGGTGCTGTCGATCGGGCCGACGAACTGGCCGCTCCGCCCGACCACCCCGCCCTGGCGGGCCGGCGCGGTCGCCGCCAGGGCGGGACTGCTCCTGTGGCACCATCAGATCGAGCGCGACCTGCACGAAGTGTCCCAACAGATTCCGACCGTCGTGCTGCCGACCGGCATCGACACCTGGCCCTCCCCTTGGGACTTCAGCCATTCCCGGCGGCTGATCAACACTGCTTCCCTCGCAGCGGGCCGCTTTCTCGACGGGCTGCGCATCAGCGGACCCGGCCTGTATCGGGTCGACGGTGCTCCTGAGACATCGGCCGGCCCGGGCAAGGCATGGACCGCCTCCGTATCGGGGGGCAGCCAGTGA
- a CDS encoding helix-turn-helix domain-containing protein, whose translation MTGDGTALPLPKTSAAGEAHEMTCMDYRWRLREVMAGRGMFSTTDLRPLLAERGIDLSPSQVYRLVAEKPERLSLRTLMALLDILDCTMEDLIEPLPARSSGADGDARRN comes from the coding sequence ATGACCGGTGATGGGACGGCGCTGCCCCTGCCGAAGACCAGCGCTGCCGGGGAGGCTCACGAGATGACCTGCATGGACTACCGGTGGCGCCTGCGGGAGGTCATGGCCGGTCGCGGCATGTTCTCCACCACCGACCTACGTCCGCTGCTGGCCGAGCGCGGCATCGACCTGTCGCCGAGCCAGGTGTACCGGCTGGTGGCGGAGAAGCCGGAGCGGCTCAGCCTCCGTACGTTGATGGCGCTGCTGGACATCCTGGACTGCACCATGGAGGACCTGATCGAACCGCTGCCCGCCCGGTCATCCGGCGCGGACGGGGACGCACGCCGAAACTGA
- a CDS encoding helix-turn-helix transcriptional regulator has translation MGGDSGVLGKSSLELLGDVGGHGGGLPTLGSVRSLPGRVHRSGTKAGLLGRQAECEALDRLLAAVRVGQSRALVVRGEAGVGKTALLEHLTQRASGCRVVCAAGVQSEMEVAFAALHSLCAPMLDLLDGLPGPQRDALGTAFGLRAGPAPDRLLLGLAVLSLLAAAADERPLVCVIDDAQWLDHASAQVLAFVARRLVAESVACVFAVRGADEMEQLSGLPVMDVAGLSAGDARALLRSMVPGPLDEQVRDRLAAEARGNPLALLELVREFTRPELAGGFGLPTAQTLSGRIENAFRRQLERMPAHTRRLLLLAAADPLGDAALVWRAAARLGLGMAVIGAANDMIVIGVRVRFRHPLARSAVYRAALPEERRRVHLALAEATDADPDRRAWHRAHGTAQPDEEVAAELERSAARAQARGGLAAVGAFLERAAALTPDPQRRAERALAAARAKHLAGAPEPALVLLASAQAGPLDELRLAHAELLHAEIASASNPGRSAVPMLLKAAGRFEPLDTGLARDTYLQALSAAICALPDEGPGLVDVAAATRAAPPAPATPRVADLLLDALGRHFTEDARSAAPAMRRALAFFLTEDISAAEESRWLWAAHIIAVALWDDRSSRELADRHVRLVRDTGALALLPLAWCTRLIRLTFEGELDEAASVNEEIQTLVAATGVRTCFGYHGPGGGALAVAAWRGQQAETEHLADALMSEAASHGEGSTVSVSQWLRAVLHNGLGRHEEARAAAERACAYHPSPGAAAHWAPAELVEAAVYSGERELAARALEQLVATTQASGTDWALGVEARSRALLSQGDEAEDLYRAAIDRLRRTRMRVDLARSHLVYGEWLRRERRRLDAREQLRTAYELFMAMGMDGFAGRAERELVATGEMASRRTVETVDQLTPQEKQIVRLARQGMTNKEIAAHVYVSPRTVEYHLRKVFAKLGITSRNQLQGIA, from the coding sequence GTGGGGGGTGATTCCGGGGTGCTTGGCAAGTCGAGCCTCGAGCTTCTCGGGGACGTGGGCGGACACGGCGGAGGACTGCCGACGTTGGGCAGCGTCAGGAGTCTGCCCGGCAGGGTTCACCGTTCCGGCACAAAGGCCGGCCTGCTGGGCCGGCAGGCCGAGTGCGAGGCGCTCGACCGGCTGCTCGCCGCGGTTCGCGTCGGCCAGAGCCGGGCGCTGGTGGTGCGCGGTGAGGCGGGAGTGGGCAAGACGGCGCTGCTGGAGCACCTGACCCAGAGGGCCTCTGGTTGCCGTGTGGTGTGCGCCGCGGGTGTGCAGTCGGAGATGGAGGTCGCGTTCGCGGCCCTGCACTCGCTCTGCGCGCCGATGCTGGACCTGCTGGACGGCCTGCCGGGACCACAGCGCGACGCGCTCGGCACGGCGTTCGGGCTACGCGCCGGACCGGCGCCGGACCGCTTGCTTCTCGGCCTGGCCGTCCTCAGCCTGCTCGCGGCGGCGGCCGACGAGCGTCCGCTGGTGTGCGTGATCGACGATGCCCAATGGCTGGACCACGCCTCGGCGCAGGTGCTCGCCTTCGTCGCGCGCCGGCTGGTCGCGGAATCCGTGGCTTGCGTGTTCGCGGTACGCGGCGCCGACGAGATGGAGCAGCTGTCCGGGCTGCCGGTGATGGACGTCGCGGGCCTGTCCGCCGGCGATGCCCGGGCGCTCCTGCGCTCGATGGTCCCCGGCCCGCTGGACGAGCAGGTACGGGATCGGCTGGCCGCCGAGGCCCGTGGCAACCCGCTGGCGTTGCTGGAGCTGGTGCGTGAGTTCACCCGTCCTGAACTGGCGGGCGGGTTCGGGCTGCCGACAGCCCAGACGCTTTCGGGCCGCATCGAGAACGCCTTCCGGCGACAGCTGGAACGCATGCCCGCGCACACCCGGCGACTGTTGCTGCTGGCGGCCGCCGACCCGCTCGGCGACGCGGCGCTGGTCTGGCGGGCGGCCGCGCGGCTCGGCCTCGGTATGGCGGTGATCGGCGCCGCGAACGACATGATCGTCATCGGGGTCCGCGTGCGGTTCCGGCATCCGCTGGCGCGTTCAGCGGTGTACCGGGCGGCCTTGCCGGAGGAACGCCGGAGGGTGCACCTGGCGCTGGCGGAGGCGACCGATGCCGATCCGGATCGGCGTGCCTGGCACCGCGCGCACGGCACCGCGCAGCCGGACGAGGAGGTCGCCGCGGAGCTCGAACGCTCGGCCGCACGTGCGCAGGCGCGCGGTGGCCTGGCGGCCGTCGGCGCCTTCTTGGAGCGGGCGGCCGCGCTCACGCCCGACCCTCAGCGCCGGGCAGAGCGCGCGCTGGCCGCCGCACGGGCCAAGCACCTGGCCGGCGCCCCCGAGCCGGCCCTGGTGCTGCTGGCCTCGGCCCAGGCCGGGCCGCTGGACGAGTTGCGACTGGCCCACGCGGAACTCCTGCACGCCGAGATCGCGAGCGCCTCGAATCCCGGCAGATCCGCCGTGCCGATGCTGCTCAAGGCCGCCGGACGGTTCGAGCCCCTGGACACCGGACTGGCTCGCGACACGTATCTGCAAGCGTTGTCCGCCGCGATCTGCGCCCTCCCGGACGAGGGCCCCGGCCTCGTGGACGTCGCGGCGGCCACCCGTGCGGCGCCACCCGCACCCGCCACCCCCCGGGTCGCGGATCTCCTCCTCGACGCCCTGGGCCGGCACTTCACGGAGGACGCGCGGAGCGCGGCACCGGCCATGCGGCGGGCCTTGGCCTTCTTCTTGACCGAGGACATCTCCGCCGCGGAGGAGTCCCGCTGGCTATGGGCCGCCCACATCATCGCCGTGGCCCTGTGGGACGACAGGTCGAGTCGCGAACTGGCGGATCGTCACGTCCGTCTCGTCCGTGACACCGGCGCGCTCGCCCTGCTGCCCCTGGCGTGGTGCACGCGTCTCATACGGCTCACCTTCGAGGGCGAACTGGACGAGGCGGCGTCGGTGAACGAGGAGATACAGACGCTCGTCGCCGCGACCGGTGTCCGGACCTGCTTCGGATACCACGGGCCGGGGGGCGGCGCCCTCGCTGTGGCAGCGTGGCGGGGACAGCAGGCCGAGACGGAACACCTGGCCGATGCCCTGATGAGCGAGGCGGCATCCCACGGCGAGGGATCCACCGTGTCAGTCAGCCAGTGGCTGAGAGCCGTTCTCCACAACGGCCTCGGCCGGCACGAGGAAGCCCGGGCGGCCGCCGAACGCGCCTGCGCGTACCACCCCTCGCCGGGTGCCGCGGCACATTGGGCGCCGGCCGAGCTCGTCGAGGCGGCGGTCTACAGCGGCGAGCGCGAGCTCGCCGCCCGAGCGCTCGAGCAACTCGTCGCGACCACTCAGGCGAGCGGAACCGACTGGGCTCTCGGGGTCGAGGCCCGGTCGCGGGCGCTGCTCAGCCAAGGCGACGAAGCCGAAGACCTCTACCGCGCGGCTATCGACCGGCTTCGGCGGACCCGCATGCGCGTCGACCTCGCCCGCTCCCACCTGGTCTACGGCGAATGGCTGCGCCGCGAGCGCCGCCGGCTCGACGCGCGCGAGCAGTTGCGCACCGCCTACGAGCTGTTCATGGCCATGGGCATGGACGGGTTCGCCGGCCGGGCGGAGCGCGAGCTGGTGGCGACCGGAGAGATGGCCAGCAGGCGTACGGTCGAAACCGTCGACCAGCTCACGCCGCAGGAAAAGCAGATCGTGCGGCTGGCCCGTCAGGGCATGACGAACAAGGAGATCGCCGCTCACGTGTACGTCAGCCCTCGCACCGTCGAATACCACCTTCGGAAGGTCTTCGCCAAGCTCGGCATTACCTCTCGTAACCAGCTCCAAGGCATCGCATGA
- a CDS encoding ferritin-like domain-containing protein, giving the protein MTYLEPQRPAAARIDTLDSLREHLQWAIELEHATLPPYLCALYSLDPERNPDAVELVSTVFVEEMLHLALAANLLNAVGGRPRLDTPEMLPPYPRRLPHGELELSLLPFGAEALEMFLRLERPAPPGAPAEGDGYETIGQFYDAVEQGLRDLCDRLGEREVFCGDPARQVSGAHFRHTAGALFAVEDLESALGALGEIVEQGEGTSHGEVWDGDQDVFHPDREEVAHYYRFQELRAGRRYRRGDTPQSGPTGEEVLVNLAAVRPMRPNPRLSDYAAGSAIRTAQEEFNHTYCALLNQLEQAFNGSPKQLGVATGTMFALKAQAEALMRMPDEDGTTAGLTFEYVPPESRR; this is encoded by the coding sequence ATGACATACCTTGAACCACAGCGACCTGCTGCCGCACGGATCGACACCCTCGACAGCCTTCGTGAGCACCTTCAGTGGGCGATCGAGCTGGAACACGCGACCTTGCCGCCGTACCTGTGCGCGCTGTACTCGCTCGACCCGGAACGGAATCCGGATGCCGTCGAATTGGTGAGCACCGTCTTCGTCGAAGAGATGCTGCACCTGGCGCTGGCCGCCAACCTGCTCAACGCCGTCGGCGGCCGGCCGCGGCTGGACACGCCGGAGATGTTGCCGCCGTATCCCCGGCGGCTGCCCCACGGTGAGCTGGAGCTGTCGCTGCTGCCGTTCGGCGCCGAAGCGCTGGAGATGTTCCTGCGCCTGGAACGGCCGGCGCCGCCCGGCGCTCCGGCCGAGGGCGACGGCTACGAGACGATCGGGCAGTTCTACGACGCGGTCGAGCAGGGCCTGCGCGATCTGTGCGACCGGCTCGGCGAGCGCGAGGTCTTCTGCGGCGATCCGGCTCGCCAGGTGAGCGGCGCCCATTTCCGGCACACGGCAGGAGCGCTGTTCGCGGTCGAGGATCTGGAGTCCGCTCTGGGGGCGCTGGGGGAGATCGTCGAACAGGGCGAAGGCACCTCCCACGGTGAGGTCTGGGACGGTGACCAGGACGTCTTCCACCCCGATCGGGAGGAGGTCGCGCACTACTACCGCTTCCAGGAACTCAGGGCCGGTCGGCGGTACCGGCGGGGCGACACCCCGCAGTCCGGGCCCACCGGCGAGGAGGTCCTGGTGAACCTGGCCGCCGTGCGCCCGATGCGGCCCAACCCGCGTCTGTCCGACTACGCTGCGGGCAGCGCCATCCGCACGGCCCAGGAAGAGTTCAACCACACCTACTGCGCCCTCCTGAACCAGCTCGAACAGGCCTTCAACGGCAGCCCGAAGCAGCTCGGGGTCGCCACCGGCACCATGTTCGCGCTCAAGGCGCAAGCCGAGGCCCTGATGCGGATGCCCGACGAAGACGGCACCACGGCCGGGCTCACCTTCGAATACGTGCCACCCGAGTCGCGCCGGTGA
- a CDS encoding LuxR C-terminal-related transcriptional regulator — MIVGRAAQIQALTAVLDEATQHRGGALVVRGEAGIGKSVLWREACALAEVRGMRALTTVGVQAEVQLPYAGVGHLFRRLRPEFGAVEGESPFRVGVEVLDLLGGLEEPVLLAVEDAHWLDRASWEVLAFVARRLESDPVALVLTARDGEDVDRLLAAAALPELRLEPLEADPAGTLLDQVAPGLSPALRARVLAVSAGNPLGLVELGGLAARSGGAALLPSRLPLSTRVERTFAGLVGELPAATRALLLVAALDDGDDLDEMLAAASQFEDRPVTADDMQPAVVSRLVSVDEQYRLRFRHPLLRSALQQSASAAQRRRAHACLAAVVADDNRRLWHRAAAATGPDENLAADLAAVAIRARYAQAAEIALAAMERAAQLSEDPQERGSRLLWAATTADEQGDANAARRLLELVDETQLRPADLARLSWYRETYLGSGWTGSARLGVYIELIDTIRRAGDIELALEALTSICLRFYWSNPDDLIRLRFVHVAEQIDAPEDDTRVLCALAQVAPVERGASCLEGLTALRSRLDLTPPQQRDLGFAASALGAYALSNTFLQASADALRAQGRIGMLTQTLTSLAYNAAAAGDARAAVSAAAECVALATETRAPVWALQARLQLGMAEALRGNEEIATEIADVSEKTMLTAGMHAMLSLTQRIRGINALASGRFEEAFSHLYRVFDAGDIAYHPYLRFHLVGHLAEAAVYCGALDEVGVVVAELTPIAAQSRLPVLLTGLRYAEAVLADDAAAYEAAIAADLRDWPFERARLQLTYGGWLRRQRQAAESRPLLRAAAAAFDALGAAPWAERARAELRATGESRRKPIDAIDALTPQEQQIARLAADGLSNREIAERLFLSPRTVTTHLYRIYPKVGVKSRSELAAMMAERSF, encoded by the coding sequence GTGATCGTCGGGCGGGCGGCGCAGATCCAGGCGCTGACCGCCGTGCTGGATGAGGCCACGCAGCACCGCGGTGGCGCACTTGTGGTGCGGGGCGAGGCCGGGATCGGCAAGTCCGTGCTGTGGCGGGAAGCCTGCGCGCTGGCCGAGGTCCGCGGGATGCGGGCGCTGACCACCGTGGGCGTGCAGGCCGAGGTGCAGCTGCCGTACGCCGGGGTCGGGCACCTGTTCCGCCGGCTGCGGCCGGAGTTCGGCGCGGTCGAGGGCGAGTCGCCGTTCCGGGTCGGCGTCGAGGTGCTCGACCTGCTCGGCGGTCTGGAGGAGCCGGTCCTGCTGGCCGTGGAGGACGCCCACTGGCTGGACCGGGCGAGCTGGGAGGTGCTGGCCTTCGTCGCCCGGCGCCTGGAGTCCGACCCGGTCGCGCTCGTGCTGACAGCGCGCGACGGCGAGGACGTCGACCGGCTCCTCGCCGCCGCCGCGCTGCCGGAGCTGCGGCTCGAGCCGCTGGAAGCCGATCCTGCCGGGACCTTGCTCGACCAGGTCGCGCCCGGTCTCTCGCCCGCCCTGCGCGCACGCGTGCTCGCCGTGTCGGCGGGCAACCCCCTCGGACTGGTCGAGCTCGGCGGACTGGCCGCCCGCTCCGGCGGCGCCGCGCTGCTGCCGTCACGCCTTCCGCTGAGCACCCGGGTGGAGCGGACGTTCGCCGGACTGGTCGGCGAACTGCCTGCGGCGACGCGCGCGCTGCTGCTCGTGGCGGCGTTGGACGATGGCGACGACCTCGATGAGATGCTCGCGGCGGCATCCCAGTTCGAAGATCGGCCGGTCACGGCCGACGACATGCAGCCGGCCGTGGTCAGCCGGCTGGTCAGCGTGGACGAGCAATACCGGTTGCGGTTCCGGCACCCGCTGTTGCGCTCGGCCCTGCAGCAGTCGGCGAGCGCGGCGCAGCGGCGGCGGGCGCACGCCTGCCTCGCAGCGGTCGTGGCTGACGACAATCGGCGGTTGTGGCACCGCGCGGCCGCGGCGACCGGCCCCGACGAGAACCTCGCCGCGGATCTGGCCGCCGTGGCCATCCGGGCCCGCTACGCGCAGGCCGCGGAGATCGCGCTGGCCGCGATGGAGCGGGCGGCGCAGCTGAGCGAGGACCCGCAGGAGCGCGGCAGCCGGCTGTTGTGGGCCGCGACGACGGCAGATGAGCAAGGCGACGCCAATGCGGCACGCCGCCTGCTCGAATTGGTGGACGAGACCCAGCTGCGCCCGGCGGACCTGGCGCGGCTGTCCTGGTATCGCGAGACGTATCTCGGCAGCGGCTGGACCGGCAGCGCGCGGCTGGGCGTCTACATCGAGCTCATTGACACCATCCGGCGCGCCGGTGACATCGAGCTGGCCCTTGAGGCTCTGACCAGTATTTGCCTGAGGTTCTACTGGTCCAACCCCGACGACCTCATCAGGCTCCGGTTCGTGCACGTCGCGGAGCAGATCGACGCACCGGAAGATGACACCCGGGTGCTCTGCGCGCTGGCCCAGGTCGCCCCCGTCGAGCGCGGCGCGTCCTGCCTCGAGGGATTGACGGCGTTGCGGTCCCGGCTGGACCTGACCCCGCCGCAGCAGCGCGACCTTGGCTTCGCGGCGTCGGCGCTGGGCGCGTACGCCCTGTCGAACACGTTCCTGCAGGCGAGCGCGGACGCGCTGCGGGCACAAGGCCGGATCGGCATGCTGACGCAGACCCTCACGAGCCTGGCCTACAACGCGGCCGCCGCCGGCGACGCGAGGGCCGCCGTGTCGGCCGCGGCGGAGTGCGTGGCGCTGGCCACCGAGACCCGGGCGCCGGTCTGGGCACTGCAGGCCCGGCTCCAGCTGGGCATGGCCGAGGCGCTGCGCGGCAACGAGGAGATCGCCACCGAGATCGCGGATGTCAGCGAGAAGACGATGCTCACGGCCGGCATGCATGCGATGTTGTCGCTGACGCAACGCATCCGCGGCATCAACGCGCTCGCCTCCGGCCGGTTCGAGGAGGCGTTCAGTCATCTGTATCGGGTGTTCGACGCAGGCGACATCGCGTACCACCCATACCTGCGCTTCCACCTTGTCGGGCACCTGGCCGAGGCGGCGGTGTACTGCGGCGCGCTCGACGAGGTCGGCGTCGTGGTGGCCGAGCTGACCCCGATCGCCGCGCAGAGCCGCTTGCCCGTCCTCCTCACGGGGCTCCGTTACGCGGAAGCCGTGCTGGCCGACGACGCGGCGGCGTACGAGGCCGCGATCGCCGCGGACCTGCGTGACTGGCCGTTCGAGCGGGCACGCCTGCAGCTCACGTACGGCGGATGGCTGCGCCGGCAACGCCAGGCGGCGGAGTCGCGGCCGCTGCTGCGCGCCGCGGCCGCCGCGTTCGACGCGCTGGGGGCGGCGCCGTGGGCGGAACGGGCACGGGCCGAGCTGCGGGCCACGGGCGAATCCCGGCGCAAGCCTATCGACGCCATCGACGCGCTGACCCCGCAGGAGCAGCAGATCGCGCGGCTCGCGGCCGACGGGCTGAGCAACCGGGAGATCGCCGAACGGCTGTTCCTGTCTCCGCGCACGGTCACCACCCACCTCTATCGGATCTACCCGAAGGTCGGGGTAAAGTCGCGCAGCGAACTCGCCGCCATGATGGCCGAACGGTCGTTCTGA
- a CDS encoding SDR family oxidoreductase: MSNSPSFERAAVLEFFETSTRNLLAAEAAAGVGHHVAVSIVGTERMPENGYFAAKIAQEQLIEKSSIPFSLVHATQFFEFARAIADEATVDGKVHMAPVRFQPMAGDDVAQAVGRTAVGSPLNGRVEVAGPEQFRMDEFFREALAAWGDSREVVTDPQARYFGSVPGERTLVPGDGATFGQIRYRDWLKTAAQ; this comes from the coding sequence GTGTCGAACTCCCCGTCGTTCGAGCGGGCCGCGGTGCTGGAGTTCTTCGAGACCTCCACCCGTAATCTGCTGGCGGCGGAGGCGGCGGCAGGGGTCGGCCACCACGTCGCGGTGTCAATCGTGGGCACCGAGCGGATGCCGGAGAACGGCTACTTCGCGGCGAAGATCGCTCAGGAGCAGCTGATCGAGAAGTCGTCCATCCCGTTCTCGCTCGTGCACGCGACGCAGTTCTTCGAGTTCGCCCGCGCCATCGCGGACGAGGCCACGGTCGATGGCAAGGTGCACATGGCGCCCGTGCGCTTCCAGCCCATGGCTGGCGACGACGTGGCCCAGGCGGTCGGCCGGACCGCGGTGGGGTCGCCGCTGAACGGCAGGGTGGAGGTGGCAGGGCCGGAGCAGTTCCGGATGGACGAGTTCTTCCGCGAGGCCCTGGCCGCCTGGGGCGACTCGCGCGAGGTGGTCACCGACCCGCAGGCGCGCTACTTCGGCAGCGTGCCGGGCGAGCGCACGCTGGTGCCCGGTGACGGCGCCACCTTCGGCCAGATCCGCTACCGCGACTGGCTCAAGACCGCCGCTCAGTAG
- a CDS encoding STAS domain-containing protein: MVTSRHLKPSASPAKASTTSLTLRHQHLPGTCLIAVGGEADLTTSGRLAHYINRVRRPGDHVVFDLTELSFLDCSGLRVLISSARRAAAEDAGVRLAGARGAPARLLEIVRIHALLPVYNTVDQALAAVLTVARIS; the protein is encoded by the coding sequence ATGGTCACCTCCCGGCACCTCAAGCCCTCGGCCAGCCCCGCGAAGGCCTCCACCACGTCGCTGACACTGAGGCATCAGCATCTTCCCGGCACGTGCCTGATCGCGGTCGGGGGTGAGGCCGACCTCACCACCAGCGGCCGGCTGGCCCACTACATCAACCGCGTCCGGCGACCCGGCGACCATGTGGTCTTCGACCTGACCGAGCTGTCCTTCCTGGACTGCTCCGGCCTGCGAGTCCTGATATCCAGCGCTCGCCGGGCCGCCGCCGAGGACGCGGGCGTACGTCTGGCGGGTGCCCGTGGCGCCCCCGCCCGTCTGCTGGAGATTGTCCGGATTCACGCGCTTCTGCCCGTGTACAACACGGTCGACCAGGCCCTCGCCGCCGTTCTGACCGTCGCCCGGATCAGCTGA
- a CDS encoding WhiB family transcriptional regulator, whose amino-acid sequence MTIQQTHQHYAPRSPLRWSTRAACQDADPGLFFPITWDDHPRQPDDQARRICQACPVRQNCLDWALTTGEPDGMWGGTTPAERRRLRARERRATA is encoded by the coding sequence ATGACTATCCAACAGACTCACCAGCACTACGCCCCGCGATCCCCTCTGCGCTGGTCGACCCGGGCCGCCTGCCAGGACGCGGACCCCGGCCTGTTCTTCCCGATCACCTGGGACGACCACCCCAGGCAACCCGATGATCAGGCACGGCGCATCTGCCAGGCCTGCCCAGTAAGGCAGAACTGCCTCGACTGGGCCCTGACCACCGGCGAACCGGACGGCATGTGGGGCGGCACCACCCCAGCAGAACGCCGCCGGCTACGCGCCCGCGAACGGCGGGCCACGGCCTGA